In Colius striatus isolate bColStr4 chromosome 17, bColStr4.1.hap1, whole genome shotgun sequence, the following proteins share a genomic window:
- the MTFP1 gene encoding mitochondrial fission process protein 1, with product MGEAERDPYRDTWIRYLGYANEVGESFRPVVPVQVVWASYGVASAYVTADAIDKGRKAAAAHAQDPAQATRVGVAVVDTFVWQSLASVAIPGFTINRLCAASLALLGTLTRWPLPLRRWTTTALGLAAIPLIITPIDRTVDFLMDSSLRKLYGAPGEPPAPH from the exons ATGGGGGAGGCCGAGCGTGACCCCTACCGGGACACGTGGATCCGATACCTGG GTTATGCCAACGAGGTGGGCGAGTCGTTCCGGCCCGTGGTGCCCGTGCAGGTGGTGTGGGCCAGCTACGGTGTGGCCAGCGCCTACGTGACGGCCGACGCCATTGACAAGGGCCGGAAAGCTGCCGCT GCCCACGCCCAGGACCCCGCGCAGGCCACGCGCGTGGGGGTGGCCGTGGTGGACACCTTCGTCTGGCAGAGCTTGGCCTCGGTGGCCATCCCCGGCTTCACCATCAACCGCCTGTGCGCCGCCTCGCTGGCCCTGCTGGGCACCCTCACCCGCTGGCCCCTGCCCCTGCGCCGCTGGACCACCAcggccctggggctggcagccaTCCCCCTCATCATCACCCCCATTGACAG GACTGTGGATTTCCTGATGGACTCCAGTCTCCGCAAGCTCTATGGGGCCCCAGgagagcccccagccccacactga
- the SEC14L2 gene encoding SEC14-like protein 2 isoform X2 codes for MLRKHLEVRKHMDADSSVSWEGPEVIRKYMSGGMCGYDREGSPIWYEIVGPLDAKGLLFSASKQDLLKKKFWDCEMLRRECEQQSQKLGKKIEMVLMVYDCEGLGLKHLWKPAVEMYGELLSMFEENFPECLKRLFIVKAPKIFPVAYNLVKHFLSEDTRKKVVVLGSNWKEVLQKYIDPAQIPVEYGGTLTDPDGDPKCSSKINYGGDVPEHYYVRDQLAQQYEHTVVVNRGSSHQVEYEILFPGCVLRWQFRSEGADVGFGVYLKTKIGERQRAGDMTEVYPNQRYNSHMVPEDGSLTCSTPGIYVLRFDNTYSYLHAKKVSYSVEVLLPDATSAQQIQKLGDRLSEVALNHSPE; via the exons ATGCTCCGCAAG CACCTCGAGGTTCGCAAGCACATGGACGCCGACAGCAGCGTCAGCTGGGAAGGCCCTGAG GTGATCAGGAAGTACATGTcaggggggatgtgtggctACGACCGGGAAGGCAGCCCCATCTGGTACGAGATTGTCGGGCCGCTGGATGCCAAGGGGCTGCTCTTCTCAGCCTCCAAGCAGGACCTGCTCAAGAAGAAGTTCTGGGACTGTGAGATGCTGCGGCGGgagtgtgagcagcagagcCAGAAG ctggGCAAGAAGATCGAGATGGTGCTGATGGTCTACGACTGTGAGGGCCTGGGCTTGAAGCACCTCTGGAAGCCAGCTGTGGAAATGTATGGGGAG CTCCTGTCCATGTTTGAGGAGAACTTCCCCGAGTGCCTCAAGCGCCTGTTTATCGTGAAGG CCCCCAAGATCTTCCCCGTGGCCTACAACCTGGTCAAGCACTTTCTGAGCGAGGACACCCGCAAGAAGGTCGTGGTCCTGGGAT CCAACTGGAAGGAGGTCCTGCAGAAGTACATCGACCCCGCGCAGATCCCGGTGGAGTACGGGGGCACGCTGACGGACCCCGACGGGGACCCCAAGTGCTCAAGCAAG ATCAACTACGGAGGGGATGTGCCCGAGCACTACTACGTGCGGGACCAGCTGGCGCAGCAGTACGAGCACACGGTGGTGGTGAACCGCGGCTCGTCCCACCAGGTCGAGTACGAGATCCTCTTCCCCGGCTGCGTGCTCAG GTGGCAGTTCAGGTCAGAGGGAGCTGACGTGGGTTTCGGGGTGTACCTGAAGACCAAGATCGGGGAGCGGCAGCGGGCGGGTGACATGACCGAGGTGTACCCCAACCAACGCTACAACTCCCACATGGTGCCTGAGGATGGATCCCTCACCTGCTCCACCCCTGGCATCT ACGTCCTGCGCTTCGACAACACCTACAGCTACCTCCACGCCAAGAAGGTGAGCTACAGCGTGGAGGTGCTGCTGCCAGACGCCACCTCAGCCCAGCAGATCCAGAAGCTGGGGGACAGGCTCAGCGAGGTGGCCCTAAACCACAGCCCCGAGTGA
- the RNF215 gene encoding LOW QUALITY PROTEIN: RING finger protein 215 (The sequence of the model RefSeq protein was modified relative to this genomic sequence to represent the inferred CDS: deleted 1 base in 1 codon), giving the protein MAAVRAALLAPLLALCRAGPGPGLAARVEVAVAGPGPGAGAGAGGGAGAAAGPGGTYTLRGAVLGAGGGRAPPREREQEIRGRLLLVGDAEPELSAEDGWIGVVPVGEEPAEVPRRAKEESFTATVVSKMKRALVLGASALLILALNQNAIRELDVSQLLAKPVIVIQSSDNVTKLLGALLRGLRATAKITYQAVLLENLGVTLTLWSTCGLSRGGLYGEWQGVICPGENSSQVQKYLQQLWNTILLIALLLCTGVMVQAQRQSRQDPSQRDAELDLKQHIRRRLSALKTRRYHPGKAPRRWACEIDSCAVCLDQFHKSQWLRVLPCSHEFHRDCVDPWLLLQQTCPLCKHNILGNCCTES; this is encoded by the exons ATGGCGGCGGTGCGGGCCGCGCTGCTGGCGCCGCTGCTGGCGCTgtgccgggccgggccggggccggggctcgCCGCCCGCGTCGAGGTGGCGgtggccgggccggggccgggggccggggccggggccggcggcggggcgggggcggccgcggggcccgGCGGCACCTACACGCTGCGCGGGGCCGTGCTgggcgcggggggcggccgggccccgccgcgggAACGGGAGCAGGAGATCCGCGGCCGCCTGCTGCTG GTGGGTGATGCAGAGCCCGAGCTGAGTGCCGAGGACGGGTGGATCGGTGTGGTGCCCGTGGGTGAGGAGCCGGCCGAAGTGCCCCGGCGTGCCAAGGAGGAGTCCTTCACTGCCACCGTCGTCAGCAAG ATGAAGCGAGCGCTGGTGCTGGGGGCCTCAGCCCTGCTCATCCTGGCCCTGAACCAGAACGCCATCCGTGAG CTGGATGTTTCCCAGCTTCTTGCCAAGCCTGTGATCGTCATCCAGTCCTCGGACAACGTCACCAAGCTGCTGGGAGCGCTGCTGCG GGGGCTCCGGGCTACGGCGAAGATCACATACCAGGCGGTGCTGCTGGAGAACCTG GGGGTGACCCTCACACTGTGGTCGACCTGTGGCCTGTCCCGAGGGGGCCTCTACGGGGAGTGGCAG GGGGTCATCTGCCCTGGGGAGAACAGCTCGCAGGTCCAG aagtacctgcagcagctgtggaaCACCATCCTGCTGATCgccctgctcctctgcactgGGGTGATGGTGCAAGCCCAGCGGCAGTCGCGGCAGGACCCGTCGCAGCGGGATGCTGAG CTGGACCTGAAGCAGCACATTCGGCGGCGGCTGTCGGCGCTGAAGACCCGGCGGTACCATCCCGGCAAAGCACCGCGGCGATGGGCCTGCGAGATCGACAGCTGTGCTGTCTGCCTGGACCAGTTCCACAAGAGCCAG TGGCTGCGGGTGCTGCCCTGCTCCCACGAGTTTCACCGGGACTGCGTGGATCCCTggctcctcctgcagcaaacCTGCCCTCTCTGCAAGCACAACATCCTGG ggaactgctgcacgGAGAGCTGA
- the SEC14L2 gene encoding SEC14-like protein 2 isoform X1: MSGRAGDLSPRQAEALAQLRERLQDVLPSLPSQDDYFLLKWLRARCFDVPKAEAMLRKHLEVRKHMDADSSVSWEGPEVIRKYMSGGMCGYDREGSPIWYEIVGPLDAKGLLFSASKQDLLKKKFWDCEMLRRECEQQSQKLGKKIEMVLMVYDCEGLGLKHLWKPAVEMYGELLSMFEENFPECLKRLFIVKAPKIFPVAYNLVKHFLSEDTRKKVVVLGSNWKEVLQKYIDPAQIPVEYGGTLTDPDGDPKCSSKINYGGDVPEHYYVRDQLAQQYEHTVVVNRGSSHQVEYEILFPGCVLRWQFRSEGADVGFGVYLKTKIGERQRAGDMTEVYPNQRYNSHMVPEDGSLTCSTPGIYVLRFDNTYSYLHAKKVSYSVEVLLPDATSAQQIQKLGDRLSEVALNHSPE; the protein is encoded by the exons ATGAGCGGCCGCGCCGGGGACCTGAGCCCGCGGCAGGCCGAGGCGCTGGCGCAG cTCCGGGAGCGCCTGCAGGACGTGctgccctctctgccctcccAGGATGACTATTTCCTCCTCAAATGGCTCCGAG CGCGCTGCTTCGACGTGCCCAAGGCCGAGGCAATGCTCCGCAAG CACCTCGAGGTTCGCAAGCACATGGACGCCGACAGCAGCGTCAGCTGGGAAGGCCCTGAG GTGATCAGGAAGTACATGTcaggggggatgtgtggctACGACCGGGAAGGCAGCCCCATCTGGTACGAGATTGTCGGGCCGCTGGATGCCAAGGGGCTGCTCTTCTCAGCCTCCAAGCAGGACCTGCTCAAGAAGAAGTTCTGGGACTGTGAGATGCTGCGGCGGgagtgtgagcagcagagcCAGAAG ctggGCAAGAAGATCGAGATGGTGCTGATGGTCTACGACTGTGAGGGCCTGGGCTTGAAGCACCTCTGGAAGCCAGCTGTGGAAATGTATGGGGAG CTCCTGTCCATGTTTGAGGAGAACTTCCCCGAGTGCCTCAAGCGCCTGTTTATCGTGAAGG CCCCCAAGATCTTCCCCGTGGCCTACAACCTGGTCAAGCACTTTCTGAGCGAGGACACCCGCAAGAAGGTCGTGGTCCTGGGAT CCAACTGGAAGGAGGTCCTGCAGAAGTACATCGACCCCGCGCAGATCCCGGTGGAGTACGGGGGCACGCTGACGGACCCCGACGGGGACCCCAAGTGCTCAAGCAAG ATCAACTACGGAGGGGATGTGCCCGAGCACTACTACGTGCGGGACCAGCTGGCGCAGCAGTACGAGCACACGGTGGTGGTGAACCGCGGCTCGTCCCACCAGGTCGAGTACGAGATCCTCTTCCCCGGCTGCGTGCTCAG GTGGCAGTTCAGGTCAGAGGGAGCTGACGTGGGTTTCGGGGTGTACCTGAAGACCAAGATCGGGGAGCGGCAGCGGGCGGGTGACATGACCGAGGTGTACCCCAACCAACGCTACAACTCCCACATGGTGCCTGAGGATGGATCCCTCACCTGCTCCACCCCTGGCATCT ACGTCCTGCGCTTCGACAACACCTACAGCTACCTCCACGCCAAGAAGGTGAGCTACAGCGTGGAGGTGCTGCTGCCAGACGCCACCTCAGCCCAGCAGATCCAGAAGCTGGGGGACAGGCTCAGCGAGGTGGCCCTAAACCACAGCCCCGAGTGA